Proteins encoded within one genomic window of Mycolicibacterium aubagnense:
- a CDS encoding protein glxC, whose translation MTDTPTTFDLSTTPLRDVNAALHAEGIDGQYVITNPQGAHNVAVGVNSPVEITVQGHVGYYAAGMNQKAEITVNGNAGQGLAENMMSGFVHVTGDASQSAGATGRGGLLVIDGNAAARCGISLKGLDVVVGGSVGHMSAFMAQKGRIVVRGDAGDALGDSIYEARLYVRGEVKSLGADCIEKPMADEHLEELAGLLKAAGYDDDPATYRRYGSARTLYHFQAHNSY comes from the coding sequence ATGACCGACACACCAACAACATTCGACCTGTCAACCACACCGCTACGTGACGTCAATGCGGCACTGCACGCTGAGGGCATCGACGGCCAGTACGTCATCACCAACCCGCAGGGCGCCCACAACGTGGCCGTCGGGGTCAACTCACCGGTCGAGATCACGGTCCAAGGCCACGTCGGTTACTACGCCGCCGGCATGAACCAGAAAGCCGAGATCACCGTCAACGGCAACGCCGGGCAGGGCCTGGCAGAGAACATGATGAGTGGTTTCGTCCACGTCACGGGCGACGCATCACAATCGGCGGGCGCTACCGGGCGCGGTGGACTGCTGGTGATCGACGGCAACGCCGCCGCACGCTGCGGCATCTCGTTGAAAGGGCTGGACGTCGTCGTTGGTGGCTCGGTCGGCCACATGAGCGCGTTCATGGCACAGAAGGGCCGCATCGTTGTGCGCGGCGACGCCGGCGACGCCCTCGGCGATTCGATCTACGAGGCGCGGCTGTATGTCCGAGGAGAGGTGAAATCCCTTGGCGCGGATTGTATCGAGAAGCCGATGGCCGACGAACACCTCGAGGAGCTCGCGGGTCTGCTCAAGGCCGCCGGCTACGACGACGACCCGGCCACCTACCGGCGGTACGGCTCGGCGCGCACCCTCTATCACTTCCAAGCCCACAACTCTTACTGA
- a CDS encoding class II glutamine amidotransferase domain-containing protein, with protein MCGIVGLHLRNPELYPRLGALLTGMLTAMEARGADSAGIAVYGNPQWSPTGQSTISLIDVGASPEQVAKAIGARLETEITVIARDVTCLVSADTTPEALLAAAKEVYPHALVGGFGEDVAVLKGVGTPTSLAVSWGLADAHGWQGVGHTRMATESAVTPSGAHPYAVGPDQCLVHNGSFANHAGIRRELRAAGVEFDSENDTEVGARFVAHKLAAGSDVEGALTDLTTTFDGFYTLLVSNKDSFAIVRDAIACKPAVIAETTDWVAMASEFRALAHLPGIADARIWEPEPEVVYAWSREAVPA; from the coding sequence ATGTGCGGAATCGTAGGGTTGCACCTGCGCAACCCCGAGCTGTATCCCAGGCTGGGTGCACTGTTGACCGGCATGCTGACCGCCATGGAGGCGCGCGGCGCCGACTCGGCCGGGATCGCTGTATATGGCAATCCGCAGTGGTCACCAACCGGGCAGAGCACCATCTCCCTGATCGACGTCGGCGCGTCGCCTGAACAGGTTGCGAAGGCGATCGGCGCTCGCCTGGAAACCGAAATCACCGTCATTGCCCGCGATGTGACCTGCCTCGTGTCAGCAGACACCACGCCCGAGGCGCTGCTTGCAGCCGCCAAGGAGGTTTACCCACATGCTCTCGTCGGCGGATTCGGTGAGGACGTGGCCGTGTTGAAAGGTGTCGGCACGCCCACGTCGCTGGCGGTCAGCTGGGGGCTGGCGGACGCACACGGCTGGCAAGGGGTCGGCCATACCCGCATGGCCACCGAGTCGGCAGTCACCCCCAGCGGCGCACACCCGTATGCGGTGGGCCCGGATCAGTGTCTGGTTCACAACGGTTCGTTCGCCAACCATGCCGGCATCAGGCGCGAGCTGCGGGCGGCCGGCGTCGAATTCGACTCCGAGAACGACACCGAGGTCGGCGCCCGCTTCGTGGCTCACAAGCTGGCCGCGGGATCTGATGTCGAAGGCGCGCTGACCGATCTGACCACGACATTCGACGGCTTCTACACCCTGCTGGTCTCCAACAAAGACAGCTTCGCGATCGTGCGTGACGCCATCGCGTGCAAGCCCGCGGTGATCGCGGAGACCACCGACTGGGTTGCCATGGCATCGGAGTTCCGTGCCCTCGCGCATCTGCCCGGAATCGCGGACGCCCGGATATGGGAGCCCGAACCCGAAGTGGTCTACGCCTGGAGCCGAGAGGCGGTACCGGCATGA